In Candidatus Berkelbacteria bacterium, the following are encoded in one genomic region:
- a CDS encoding superoxide dismutase has protein sequence MNILVLTSTIINIDKEAEMYEAKKFSSIRELDGISERTMTEHYKLYEGYVKKWNEIIGELREVDLASANQISSKFRALSVEMTFALSGIKNHEVYFGLLGGSGEQPSGKLLERLTKDFGSYESWKDIFTAAGMAARGWAHLVWDRDLERLLVIVGDSQNTYLNWNSVPLVALDVYEHAYFIDYGVKRADYVTAFFKNIDWSVVEKQFAAVSVR, from the coding sequence ATGAATATCTTAGTATTAACTTCAACGATAATAAACATTGATAAGGAGGCCGAGATGTACGAAGCCAAAAAATTTAGTTCGATTCGCGAGCTTGATGGTATTAGCGAACGGACTATGACCGAGCACTATAAGCTCTACGAGGGTTATGTTAAGAAGTGGAACGAGATTATCGGCGAATTACGGGAAGTTGACCTGGCTTCGGCGAACCAAATTTCCTCAAAATTTCGTGCCCTGTCGGTCGAGATGACTTTCGCGTTGTCGGGCATAAAAAATCATGAGGTATATTTCGGGCTCCTAGGTGGTAGTGGTGAGCAACCGTCGGGCAAATTGTTAGAACGACTTACCAAAGACTTTGGCTCGTATGAATCATGGAAAGACATTTTCACCGCTGCTGGTATGGCAGCTCGCGGTTGGGCACACCTAGTTTGGGATCGTGACTTAGAGCGCTTGCTGGTGATCGTTGGCGATTCTCAAAATACTTATTTGAACTGGAATTCTGTTCCGCTGGTTGCACTGGACGTCTACGAGCATGCTTATTTTATCGACTACGGCGTAAAACGCGCTGACTACGTTACAGCGTTCTTTAAGAACATCGACTGGTCGGTCGTCGAAAAACAATTCGCAGCGGTAAGTGTCAGATGA
- a CDS encoding PD-(D/E)XK nuclease family protein: MRYEKSRYTYDPKSKGPFKLSRTKIDNFLKCPRCFYLDRRYGVGQPPGFPFTLNSAVDFLLKKEFDAHRAVGTKHPLMENYGVDATPFDHTKLSQWRENFEGIRYHHQPTNFIVFGAIDDVWINSQKELHIVDYKATSKEGAISLDAEWQIGYKRQAEVYQWLFRRNDFKVSDTAYFVYVNGRKDREAFDARLEFDVHLLPYSGDDSWVEPTLVDIKKTLDNAAIPEANPDCEYCQYSRERNTVETSS; this comes from the coding sequence ATGCGTTATGAAAAAAGCCGCTATACCTACGATCCAAAATCTAAAGGTCCGTTCAAACTGTCACGCACCAAGATTGATAACTTCCTAAAGTGTCCACGTTGCTTTTACCTTGATCGGCGTTACGGCGTCGGCCAACCGCCAGGATTTCCGTTCACCCTCAATTCGGCGGTGGACTTTTTGCTCAAAAAAGAGTTCGACGCCCATCGCGCGGTAGGTACTAAGCACCCTTTAATGGAAAATTACGGAGTCGACGCAACACCGTTCGATCACACGAAATTGAGCCAGTGGCGAGAAAACTTTGAGGGCATCCGTTACCATCATCAACCGACAAATTTTATAGTCTTCGGCGCTATAGACGATGTTTGGATTAATTCACAAAAAGAACTACATATAGTTGATTACAAAGCGACCTCAAAAGAAGGGGCAATAAGTTTGGACGCCGAGTGGCAAATTGGCTATAAGCGACAAGCTGAAGTTTATCAATGGTTATTTCGTCGCAACGATTTCAAGGTGTCTGACACTGCCTACTTTGTTTACGTCAACGGGCGTAAGGATCGCGAAGCGTTCGACGCTAGATTAGAGTTTGATGTCCATTTACTCCCGTATAGTGGTGATGATTCGTGGGTAGAGCCGACACTTGTTGATATCAAAAAAACTCTCGATAATGCAGCTATTCCTGAGGCCAATCCAGACTGTGAATACTGCCAATACTCGCGCGAACGAAACACGGTAGAAACGTCCTCGTAA
- a CDS encoding DUF1761 domain-containing protein, producing MNYDISVNYWAVFVAAIAYMVVGYIWYSLPVFGRMWIAAIGKTEQEIKEGYKPVTMLWTYILAAIGAYVLAHFIRLVGTTTMTEALQTAAWAWVGFIAVTMATNAFYEGRSARLFWINALYQLVSILIAAAILFAWQ from the coding sequence ATGAATTACGATATCTCTGTAAATTATTGGGCAGTGTTTGTGGCAGCAATCGCATATATGGTGGTTGGTTATATATGGTACAGTTTGCCAGTGTTTGGTCGGATGTGGATTGCTGCTATAGGTAAAACCGAACAGGAGATTAAGGAAGGTTATAAACCGGTCACGATGTTGTGGACCTATATTTTGGCCGCAATCGGGGCTTATGTTTTGGCTCACTTTATTCGGCTTGTGGGCACCACAACGATGACTGAGGCTCTCCAGACTGCTGCTTGGGCTTGGGTCGGCTTCATTGCTGTGACAATGGCTACGAATGCTTTTTATGAAGGTCGGAGCGCTAGACTCTTCTGGATTAACGCGCTTTACCAACTAGTTTCAATCCTAATTGCCGCGGCAATTTTATTTGCCTGGCAGTAG
- the gap gene encoding type I glyceraldehyde-3-phosphate dehydrogenase: MLKIAINGFGRIGRTAARILLTHHAEQAELVAVNDLTDPKTLAHLFTYDSNYRTFSPAAKSDSDLIIVGEKQIKVFAEQDPAKLPWDELNVDVVLECTGHFTDGKTAAAHLKAGARRVVISAPADNAPTHVLGVNDETAHESEVINNASCTTNCISPVAAVMHAKFGVAKAMMTTIHSYTQDQNLQDGPHKDLRRARAAAQNIVPTTTGAAKATTEVIPELKGLFDGLAIRVPTPVGSLADFTFLLKSKTTVDEIKQVLIDAAKSPRYRGILEVTDEPLVSSDVIGNPASAIVDLSLTQVIDGDMAKVIAWYDNEYGYSCRLVEMALKVGAK; the protein is encoded by the coding sequence ATGCTTAAAATTGCAATCAACGGTTTCGGCAGAATCGGGCGCACAGCAGCGCGAATCTTGCTTACTCACCATGCGGAACAGGCCGAACTCGTCGCGGTTAATGATTTAACAGACCCCAAAACGCTGGCCCACCTTTTTACGTACGACTCAAATTACCGGACCTTCTCGCCCGCAGCCAAAAGCGATAGCGATCTAATTATTGTTGGTGAAAAACAGATAAAAGTTTTTGCCGAGCAAGACCCAGCGAAATTACCTTGGGACGAGTTAAATGTTGACGTGGTACTTGAATGCACTGGTCATTTCACGGACGGTAAAACCGCCGCAGCTCATCTTAAAGCCGGAGCTCGTCGGGTTGTGATTTCAGCACCTGCTGACAACGCCCCGACGCATGTTCTTGGCGTTAATGACGAAACGGCTCACGAATCTGAAGTTATCAACAATGCCTCATGCACGACTAACTGTATTAGCCCGGTCGCCGCGGTGATGCATGCCAAGTTTGGTGTGGCAAAGGCAATGATGACAACAATTCACTCGTACACTCAGGATCAGAATTTGCAGGACGGACCACACAAGGATTTGCGTCGCGCTCGCGCCGCCGCTCAAAATATTGTCCCAACGACAACCGGCGCCGCTAAAGCAACAACGGAAGTTATTCCCGAGCTTAAAGGCTTATTTGATGGTCTAGCCATCAGGGTTCCAACACCGGTCGGTTCGCTAGCCGATTTCACTTTCTTACTAAAAAGTAAGACGACTGTGGACGAAATTAAGCAGGTACTAATCGATGCCGCAAAAAGCCCGAGGTATCGGGGGATTCTTGAGGTAACAGACGAGCCGCTTGTTTCATCAGATGTTATTGGTAACCCTGCCTCAGCTATTGTCGACTTGTCGCTTACCCAAGTGATCGATGGCGATATGGCAAAAGTAATTGCCTGGTACGACAACGAATACGGCTATTCTTGCCGGCTTGTCGAGATGGCTCTAAAAGTTGGGGCAAAGTAA
- a CDS encoding MBL fold metallo-hydrolase produces MRSGTYDGATISALGHDGFIVEYPEQKFTFAFDPYDVKDEFVTPVDFVFVSHPHFDHCDVNSIRKLLKPSGKIFAPPAAAKELESFGAQLEIFDGKDKRATKFFKYWTVPAYNIDKFRTPNEVFHPKEAGFVGWIIEVGATRYYHAGDSDFTPEMAELKKIDVAFLPISGTFVMTLEEAIKAVEVLEPDVVVPMHFGKLLGSVSDAHRFANLLKEKSKILVLSTESYP; encoded by the coding sequence ATGCGCAGCGGTACCTACGACGGGGCGACGATTTCAGCGTTGGGCCATGACGGCTTTATTGTCGAATATCCCGAGCAAAAGTTTACTTTTGCCTTTGATCCGTATGACGTCAAAGACGAGTTCGTTACTCCAGTGGACTTTGTTTTTGTGTCTCACCCACATTTCGACCACTGTGACGTTAACTCAATCAGAAAGCTTCTGAAGCCGAGCGGTAAAATATTTGCCCCGCCGGCCGCCGCAAAGGAGCTGGAGTCATTCGGCGCCCAATTAGAAATTTTTGATGGCAAAGATAAGCGCGCCACGAAATTTTTTAAATATTGGACGGTTCCTGCTTACAATATCGATAAATTTCGAACACCAAACGAAGTATTTCACCCTAAGGAAGCAGGTTTTGTTGGCTGGATCATTGAAGTTGGTGCGACGCGCTACTACCACGCTGGTGACAGTGACTTCACCCCTGAAATGGCGGAGTTAAAGAAGATTGACGTTGCCTTTCTACCGATCTCTGGGACGTTTGTAATGACACTCGAGGAGGCGATCAAGGCGGTTGAAGTTTTGGAGCCAGATGTGGTTGTGCCGATGCATTTCGGTAAGTTACTTGGCTCGGTATCTGACGCCCATCGTTTTGCTAATTTACTGAAGGAAAAGTCCAAGATTCTTGTTCTATCAACCGAGAGCTATCCGTGA
- a CDS encoding deoxyribonuclease IV: protein MIIGAHVPTAGGLETALKKGREIGAEALQIFPSAPLQWKIRGWSDEACAAFLEAWPKQFKQVIFHGIYLTNLAGASADNVVKTITALTETLKLAPKVGVVGTVFHPGTYNGGIESNAKQIKQIIKTVLDATPPEAKLIYENSAGSTIGGKLEDLAWLLENSSDRKRAGVCLDTCHAFAAGYDISNAEGYEKYVNEVSRLIGLENVFCWHLNDSKFDLGAKRDRHENIGEGKMGSLPFELIVNDERWANLAGYLEVPGYDNLGPDARNVATLTKLRP, encoded by the coding sequence ATGATTATCGGTGCTCACGTACCGACTGCGGGTGGCTTGGAGACCGCTCTTAAAAAGGGTCGCGAGATCGGCGCGGAAGCGCTACAAATCTTCCCCTCAGCTCCCTTGCAGTGGAAAATTCGTGGTTGGAGCGACGAGGCATGTGCGGCTTTTCTAGAGGCATGGCCGAAACAATTTAAACAAGTTATCTTTCATGGCATATATCTAACTAACCTTGCAGGCGCTTCAGCGGATAACGTCGTCAAAACAATTACTGCCTTAACCGAGACGCTAAAATTAGCCCCGAAAGTTGGCGTCGTGGGAACGGTTTTCCACCCAGGCACTTATAACGGCGGAATCGAAAGCAACGCCAAACAAATTAAGCAAATTATTAAGACGGTACTCGACGCAACACCACCCGAGGCTAAATTAATTTATGAGAACTCAGCTGGCTCAACAATCGGCGGTAAACTCGAAGATTTGGCTTGGTTGTTAGAAAATTCAAGCGACCGAAAACGTGCCGGTGTTTGTTTGGATACTTGCCACGCTTTCGCGGCTGGGTACGACATCTCCAATGCCGAAGGTTACGAAAAGTATGTTAACGAAGTCTCTCGGCTTATTGGCCTGGAGAACGTGTTCTGCTGGCATCTCAATGACTCAAAATTTGATCTTGGTGCCAAACGCGACCGGCACGAGAATATCGGCGAAGGGAAGATGGGATCACTGCCGTTTGAGCTCATCGTCAATGACGAACGTTGGGCAAACTTGGCCGGATATCTTGAAGTACCGGGCTACGACAACCTCGGGCCAGACGCGAGAAACGTTGCCACACTCACGAAATTGCGTCCATAG
- a CDS encoding cysteine desulfurase yields MVRIYADYAAATPTDKKVALAMQPFFTNNFGNPSSNHNFGRFAADAVESSRAEIAKFINAKPKEVYFTGTGTESNNLAILGAARANKKTGNHIVTTQIEHPSVLTTCQALERDGLQVAYVAPHENGTVSPKQIASAVTAKTSLISVHLANSEIGVIQDVAAIVQAVKSKNPQTLVHVDACQATSFIEFDVQKLGVDLLAFNGSKAYGPKGIAVLYVRDKVSIFPLIYGGGQEQSLRSGTENVPGIVGLAEAVRIIKNNRQKDFIKISDLRDFLQAELKSLGNILVNCEDAPRLPNHLSVTLAKTKSTDLVRDLDAAGIAVSAGSACSSKSLAESHVLAAIGLNSQLANKTIRITLGRETTSSDCRTIIDTIKTLV; encoded by the coding sequence ATGGTAAGAATTTATGCCGATTACGCTGCGGCCACACCGACCGATAAGAAAGTTGCACTAGCAATGCAGCCTTTTTTTACGAACAATTTCGGTAATCCGTCGAGCAATCATAACTTCGGACGTTTCGCGGCTGACGCGGTAGAGTCCTCACGAGCCGAGATTGCGAAATTTATCAACGCCAAACCCAAAGAAGTATATTTTACTGGTACCGGCACTGAGAGTAATAATTTAGCTATTTTGGGGGCCGCAAGGGCAAATAAAAAAACCGGCAACCACATTGTTACCACTCAAATTGAGCACCCCAGTGTTCTAACCACCTGCCAAGCACTAGAGCGTGATGGATTACAAGTTGCATATGTCGCCCCACATGAGAATGGAACGGTATCACCGAAGCAAATTGCGTCCGCCGTCACGGCCAAGACGTCCCTTATCAGTGTCCATCTGGCAAACTCTGAAATCGGCGTAATCCAGGACGTCGCCGCTATTGTACAAGCGGTGAAGTCGAAAAACCCTCAAACCCTTGTACATGTTGATGCTTGCCAAGCAACGAGTTTTATCGAGTTCGATGTTCAGAAACTTGGGGTGGATCTGTTGGCGTTTAATGGTAGCAAGGCATATGGCCCGAAAGGTATCGCGGTGCTTTACGTACGAGATAAGGTTAGCATTTTCCCGTTAATTTACGGTGGGGGACAGGAACAGAGTTTGCGTAGCGGTACTGAGAATGTGCCGGGGATCGTCGGACTAGCGGAAGCGGTTCGAATTATTAAGAACAACCGCCAAAAAGACTTCATTAAGATAAGTGATTTGCGAGATTTTCTTCAAGCAGAGCTTAAAAGTCTCGGTAATATTTTAGTTAACTGTGAAGACGCCCCACGCTTACCTAACCATCTTTCGGTGACACTCGCGAAGACTAAGTCCACCGATCTCGTCCGCGATTTAGATGCGGCAGGAATCGCTGTGTCGGCAGGAAGCGCCTGCAGCTCAAAGAGTCTAGCCGAGTCACATGTTTTAGCCGCCATCGGGCTCAATTCTCAGCTGGCGAATAAAACGATCCGTATAACGCTTGGGCGGGAAACAACAAGCAGCGATTGTCGAACGATTATCGACACAATTAAAACGTTAGTCTAA
- a CDS encoding SRPBCC domain-containing protein: protein MDEIHLTVTINAPITAVWKALTDPAEIDKWEGGPAIMDEKVGSRFEFWGGEIHGTNTIVVPKKKLVQDWEYGDWPSPSTVVFELFEEGDVTRVELTQTGHPEEETKDLIDGWKSFYLGAIKELLEDKQKQP from the coding sequence ATGGACGAAATTCACCTGACAGTAACAATCAACGCCCCGATAACAGCCGTTTGGAAAGCTCTGACTGACCCAGCAGAAATCGACAAATGGGAAGGCGGTCCAGCGATAATGGACGAAAAAGTCGGTAGTAGATTCGAGTTTTGGGGAGGAGAGATTCACGGCACAAATACAATCGTAGTGCCGAAGAAGAAGTTAGTTCAAGACTGGGAGTACGGTGACTGGCCAAGCCCCTCGACAGTTGTTTTTGAATTGTTTGAAGAGGGCGACGTGACTCGTGTCGAGTTAACACAGACTGGCCACCCCGAAGAAGAGACGAAAGACCTTATAGACGGCTGGAAGAGCTTTTACCTCGGCGCTATCAAGGAACTTTTAGAAGACAAGCAAAAACAGCCTTAA
- a CDS encoding cupredoxin domain-containing protein yields MKTLIWVVVILVLIIAAWFLFGNKNNDSSSNDDVSNQQSGTASQDDGSVAVERTIAYTDNGFSPDSATVKAGTKVIFRNDSSNPLWVASDPHPTHTGMPGLDAGKNLAKGESFSFTFNEVGAWGYHNHSDTSDTGKITVEK; encoded by the coding sequence ATGAAAACGTTAATATGGGTAGTAGTAATTTTGGTTCTGATCATCGCGGCTTGGTTCTTGTTTGGTAATAAGAATAACGACAGCAGTAGTAATGACGATGTGTCCAACCAGCAATCCGGCACCGCTAGCCAAGACGATGGTAGCGTCGCTGTTGAGCGAACAATCGCTTATACCGACAACGGTTTTTCGCCTGATTCTGCAACTGTCAAAGCTGGCACCAAAGTAATCTTTCGCAACGATAGCAGCAATCCACTTTGGGTTGCATCTGATCCTCACCCAACGCATACAGGAATGCCGGGACTTGATGCTGGCAAGAACTTAGCCAAAGGCGAGAGCTTTTCCTTCACTTTCAACGAGGTCGGCGCCTGGGGTTATCACAACCATTCCGACACGTCTGACACCGGCAAGATAACCGTCGAGAAATAG
- a CDS encoding RnfABCDGE type electron transport complex subunit D, with protein MRPALTKFLGSMTMYALMVRFLAGMLAIAFVLALADKVPFEASAIATTTLVSVVSCYVFNLLLARFFKVRPNPESWLISSLILALIVGPASLSASWLPLLIAAAAAMASKYLLRFKSRHIFNPAAVGVVTMYLTTGTGASWWIGVMPLTVLVVAGAILIGYKIRRLKMAVVYIVAFLLLFFTLNGTGLPLSDNAKLIEGLLLNSPLFFFALVMLPEPATSPANHRLGYAYAVLIAFGGVAIQRFLPSIPYSLELSLLLGNILARVVEKIDYFTMTLVKQDKLAPTIELFTFEPQPKVNFVPGQFLEWTLPHSSPDSRGVRRWFTISSSPTEKLLLLTTRFADKSSSFKTALRALKPHQQVFARGLEGDFVMPSDKTKPLVFIAGGIGITPFRSMIKYLVDSGERRDIILIYATKTAEDLVFMDLFHEASEAFGLKIVTVVSNPPENWSGYKGQISPAVIKEEVPDLLSQLFYVSGPEPMVEALSQLLGEMGVPRSNIRQDFFPGYTNDLLTKK; from the coding sequence ATGAGGCCCGCATTAACAAAGTTTTTGGGATCAATGACGATGTATGCGCTAATGGTGCGGTTTCTCGCTGGGATGCTGGCGATTGCTTTCGTTTTGGCACTGGCGGATAAAGTACCGTTTGAAGCGAGTGCGATAGCCACAACCACGCTTGTTTCTGTCGTTAGCTGCTACGTCTTCAATTTGTTACTGGCACGATTTTTCAAAGTCAGACCTAATCCAGAATCGTGGCTGATCTCTTCGCTTATCCTCGCCCTTATTGTTGGTCCAGCCTCGTTAAGCGCCTCGTGGCTGCCGCTGCTAATTGCCGCTGCAGCAGCAATGGCATCGAAATACCTTCTGCGGTTTAAATCCCGCCATATCTTCAACCCAGCAGCAGTTGGTGTCGTTACGATGTATTTAACTACCGGAACGGGGGCGAGCTGGTGGATAGGAGTTATGCCACTAACCGTTTTAGTGGTGGCTGGCGCTATTCTAATCGGATACAAGATTCGCCGGTTAAAAATGGCCGTGGTATATATAGTGGCCTTTCTTCTCCTATTCTTTACTCTGAACGGAACTGGGCTGCCGCTATCGGACAACGCCAAGCTCATCGAAGGCTTGTTACTAAACTCGCCGCTATTTTTCTTTGCGTTAGTGATGCTGCCAGAGCCGGCAACCTCCCCAGCTAATCACCGTCTTGGTTACGCCTACGCGGTGTTAATTGCTTTTGGCGGCGTGGCTATTCAGCGCTTTTTACCAAGTATCCCCTACTCGCTCGAATTATCACTCTTACTCGGAAACATTCTCGCCCGAGTTGTGGAGAAGATTGACTACTTTACTATGACGCTCGTTAAACAAGATAAATTAGCGCCGACAATTGAACTTTTCACTTTTGAGCCGCAGCCGAAAGTTAATTTTGTGCCCGGACAGTTTTTGGAATGGACGTTACCACACTCTAGTCCAGATAGTCGTGGGGTAAGGCGCTGGTTTACTATCTCCTCATCGCCTACCGAAAAACTCCTGCTTCTAACCACCCGTTTTGCTGATAAGTCGAGCAGTTTTAAGACAGCCTTGCGAGCCTTAAAACCGCATCAACAAGTCTTTGCACGCGGCCTTGAAGGCGACTTCGTCATGCCAAGCGATAAAACCAAGCCATTGGTTTTTATTGCCGGTGGCATCGGCATCACCCCGTTCCGCAGCATGATTAAATATCTCGTCGATAGCGGCGAACGACGCGATATTATTCTCATTTATGCTACTAAAACCGCCGAGGATTTGGTTTTCATGGATCTTTTCCACGAAGCCAGCGAGGCATTTGGCCTGAAGATAGTAACCGTTGTCAGCAACCCACCAGAAAACTGGAGCGGCTATAAAGGTCAGATAAGCCCTGCTGTGATAAAGGAGGAAGTACCTGACCTGCTTAGCCAACTGTTCTATGTCTCTGGACCAGAGCCGATGGTCGAAGCTTTGTCGCAACTTTTAGGCGAGATGGGCGTGCCAAGATCGAACATCCGCCAGGATTTCTTCCCAGGTTATACGAACGATTTATTGACTAAGAAATAG